In a single window of the Candidatus Poribacteria bacterium genome:
- a CDS encoding transporter substrate-binding domain-containing protein — protein MRNILASTQGTTSDACTDGTRVLNVGFYAYFAPISYSANADPNSAEFDTHRGYEADLLTALEMMEGVGLSFSRTAIPEWPGIWLKSAEPAYDMIGGGITILDSRTKDAVGTPRVVFTSGHVKFRQSLLVRTEDAERLATHAALTDDVRVGVLPGTTGEARLLELTGLVDANGALAAGASIETPQGTVIADGTADYKITAAEISPNLVGRSHLVPPSENMPQVIYLGGELGESELLEALATGSIDAVARGEIGNRDTVHTSGRALVVTALDEAVEYGGFTFALEDAELAACIDEKIDYLTDNGNIGYEEWLQDPSVFINRAALWNTTR, from the coding sequence CGTCCTCAACGTCGGCTTTTATGCCTACTTCGCGCCAATAAGCTACAGTGCCAATGCGGATCCGAATTCCGCTGAGTTCGACACACACCGTGGCTACGAAGCCGACCTATTGACAGCACTCGAAATGATGGAAGGCGTGGGGCTCTCTTTTTCCAGAACGGCTATCCCTGAATGGCCCGGCATCTGGCTCAAATCCGCCGAACCTGCGTATGATATGATCGGGGGTGGTATCACAATTCTCGATTCTCGGACGAAAGACGCTGTAGGCACACCACGGGTCGTCTTTACATCCGGGCATGTCAAATTTCGCCAATCCCTCCTCGTCCGCACCGAGGACGCTGAACGACTCGCTACGCATGCTGCTCTCACTGATGATGTACGCGTCGGTGTGCTTCCTGGCACCACCGGAGAAGCGCGTTTGCTGGAACTGACAGGACTTGTTGATGCCAACGGTGCACTCGCGGCGGGGGCAAGCATTGAGACCCCGCAGGGCACCGTTATTGCCGATGGCACAGCAGACTATAAAATTACTGCCGCCGAAATCTCCCCGAATTTGGTAGGTAGAAGCCATCTCGTCCCGCCTTCCGAAAACATGCCACAAGTTATCTATCTTGGAGGTGAACTTGGCGAATCGGAGCTGCTGGAAGCACTCGCTACAGGCAGTATTGACGCAGTCGCTCGGGGCGAAATCGGCAACCGGGATACTGTTCACACTTCTGGCAGAGCATTGGTTGTCACCGCTCTTGATGAAGCAGTCGAGTACGGCGGCTTTACGTTCGCCTTGGAAGATGCCGAATTGGCAGCATGCATTGATGAGAAAATCGACTACCTGACAGATAATGGAAACATCGGGTACGAGGAATGGTTGCAGGATCCTTCAGTATTTATAAACCGCGCCGCACTGTGGAACACCACACGGTAA